From a region of the Mycolicibacterium sp. MU0050 genome:
- the mtrA gene encoding two-component system response regulator MtrA, translating to MRQRILVVDDDASLAEMLTIVLRNEGFDTAVIGDGTQALTAVRELRPDLVLLDLMLPGMNGIDVCRVLRADSGVPIVMLTAKTDTVDVVLGLESGADDYVMKPFKPKELVARVRARLRRNEDEPAEMLSIGDVEIDVPAHKVTRQGEQISLTPLEFDLLVALARKPRQVFTRDVLLEQVWGYRHPADTRLVNVHVQRLRAKVEKDPENPQVVLTVRGVGYKAGPP from the coding sequence ATGAGGCAAAGAATCCTGGTCGTCGACGACGACGCTTCGTTGGCCGAGATGCTGACCATCGTCCTGCGGAACGAGGGTTTCGACACTGCCGTCATCGGGGATGGCACCCAGGCGCTCACGGCGGTGCGGGAGTTGCGCCCCGATCTGGTCCTGCTGGACCTCATGCTGCCCGGGATGAACGGCATCGACGTCTGCCGCGTACTGCGCGCCGACTCCGGGGTGCCGATCGTGATGCTCACGGCCAAGACCGACACCGTCGACGTGGTGCTCGGGCTCGAGTCGGGGGCCGACGACTACGTCATGAAGCCCTTCAAGCCCAAGGAGTTGGTCGCCCGGGTCCGTGCGCGGCTGCGCCGTAACGAGGACGAGCCGGCCGAGATGCTGTCGATCGGCGACGTGGAGATCGACGTCCCCGCCCACAAGGTCACCCGGCAGGGCGAACAGATCTCGCTGACGCCCCTGGAGTTCGACCTGCTGGTGGCGCTGGCACGGAAACCGCGGCAGGTGTTTACTCGGGATGTGCTGCTCGAACAGGTGTGGGGTTACCGCCATCCCGCCGACACCCGGCTGGTGAATGTGCATGTGCAGCGGTTGCGGGCCAAGGTGGAGAAGGACCCGGAGAACCCGCAGGTGGTGCTGACCGTTCGAGGAGTGGGATACAAGGCCGGACCTCCGTGA
- a CDS encoding dTMP kinase produces the protein MLIVIEGLDGAGKRTLTEGLRAEFVGAGKTVATLAFPRYGASVHADLAAEALHGEHGDLADSVYAMATLFALDRSGARAEIDRLTASHDVVILDRYVASNAAYSAARLHQRADGEVVDWVYRLEFERLGLPKPDCQLLLDVSVELAGQRARRRAVHEPARERDSYERDGALQQRTGAVYAELAAANWAGRWLTLGPRSAPADVVAALPLK, from the coding sequence GTGCTCATCGTGATCGAAGGTCTGGACGGGGCGGGCAAGCGGACGTTGACCGAGGGCCTGCGTGCCGAGTTCGTGGGCGCCGGAAAAACGGTCGCCACCTTGGCCTTCCCGCGCTACGGCGCGTCGGTGCACGCGGACCTGGCCGCCGAGGCGCTGCACGGTGAGCACGGCGACCTGGCGGATTCGGTGTATGCCATGGCAACGCTGTTCGCCCTGGACCGGTCCGGCGCCCGCGCCGAGATCGACCGGCTCACCGCGTCCCACGACGTGGTGATCCTGGATCGCTACGTGGCCTCCAACGCGGCCTACAGCGCCGCGCGCCTGCACCAGCGGGCCGACGGCGAGGTGGTCGACTGGGTGTACCGGCTGGAGTTCGAGCGGCTCGGTCTGCCGAAGCCGGATTGTCAACTTCTGCTGGATGTCTCGGTCGAGTTGGCCGGGCAGCGGGCGCGCCGGCGGGCCGTGCACGAGCCGGCGCGCGAACGTGACTCCTACGAACGCGACGGGGCGCTGCAACAGCGGACCGGCGCGGTCTACGCCGAATTGGCGGCGGCGAACTGGGCCGGGCGCTGGCTGACGCTGGGACCGCGGAGCGCGCCGGCGGACGTGGTGGCGGCGCTGCCCTTGAAGTGA
- a CDS encoding ComF family protein gives MLDLILPLECGGCGAAGTRWCAACASALTVAADQPHLVTPRQDPGVPVFALGRYAGARRAAIVALKERRRTDLAPPLAAALGVGIHHLLGWGLVTLPLVLVPAPTRRSSARRRGGDPVLRLATAAVADHPRITVAPVLRMRATARDSVGLDSRGRERNVAGRVRLTRRAPRPAEVLVVDDIVTTGSTARESVRVLQTAGARVTGVLTLAHA, from the coding sequence GTGCTCGATCTGATCCTGCCGCTGGAATGCGGCGGCTGTGGCGCTGCGGGGACCCGCTGGTGTGCGGCCTGCGCGTCGGCGTTGACGGTGGCTGCCGACCAGCCGCACCTGGTGACGCCGCGCCAGGACCCCGGGGTGCCGGTGTTCGCCCTGGGGCGCTACGCCGGGGCGCGTCGCGCGGCCATCGTCGCGCTGAAGGAGCGGCGGCGCACCGATCTGGCCCCGCCGCTGGCGGCCGCGCTGGGCGTCGGCATCCACCACCTGCTGGGCTGGGGCCTGGTGACGCTGCCGCTGGTGCTGGTGCCCGCGCCCACCCGGCGGTCCTCGGCGCGCCGCCGCGGCGGCGATCCGGTGCTGCGGCTGGCCACCGCCGCGGTGGCCGATCACCCCCGGATCACCGTGGCGCCCGTGCTGCGGATGCGCGCGACGGCGCGCGACTCGGTCGGACTCGACAGCCGCGGCCGCGAACGCAACGTCGCCGGCCGCGTCCGGCTGACCCGCCGCGCGCCCCGCCCGGCGGAGGTTCTGGTCGTCGACGACATCGTCACCACGGGCAGCACGGCGCGCGAATCGGTGCGCGTCCTGCAAACTGCCGGGGCCCGCGTGACGGGTGTGCTCACGCTGGCGCACGCGTGA
- a CDS encoding WXG100 family type VII secretion target: MGDPNMLAMTTSDVIYSADFLDSIGTTAGAERRALAAELSGHGTAWQEQGRPGFAAFIDVVNRQAQRTETELVEVADKLRQAARDYTTVAEEGAEALRYHRPGPAPL, from the coding sequence ATGGGCGACCCCAACATGCTGGCGATGACCACGTCCGACGTCATCTATTCGGCGGACTTCCTGGATTCGATCGGCACCACCGCCGGCGCCGAACGCCGCGCGCTGGCCGCGGAATTGTCCGGACACGGCACCGCCTGGCAGGAACAGGGCCGGCCGGGTTTCGCCGCCTTCATCGATGTGGTGAACCGGCAGGCCCAACGCACCGAAACCGAACTCGTCGAGGTCGCCGACAAGTTACGGCAGGCCGCCCGCGACTACACGACCGTCGCCGAGGAAGGCGCCGAGGCACTGCGCTATCACCGACCCGGCCCCGCGCCGCTCTAG
- a CDS encoding PepSY domain-containing protein, giving the protein MMHWGRPAGLGLLAAALVLSGCSSDTESQPATDTAAETTKTTETAGAAEATTSPAPGAPASQHAGKGMPAEAVERALQAAGAAVPNGRPFDLEVESRDEQRVFVIDVASDGNEFEVRVSADGNEVVGQRQDDDPGDGVAKVQEAQVDAVRAMQTALEREPDAAVSDIQIDNERDAIVWQIELVRPDGSEVEIDVDARSGAIVGG; this is encoded by the coding sequence ATGATGCATTGGGGACGTCCGGCGGGCCTGGGCCTGCTCGCCGCCGCACTGGTGTTGAGCGGCTGTTCGAGTGACACCGAGAGTCAGCCGGCCACCGACACCGCCGCCGAGACCACCAAGACCACCGAGACCGCGGGGGCGGCCGAGGCCACCACGTCGCCTGCCCCGGGCGCGCCCGCCTCGCAGCACGCCGGCAAGGGCATGCCCGCCGAGGCGGTGGAACGGGCCCTGCAGGCCGCGGGGGCAGCCGTGCCGAACGGTCGACCGTTCGACCTGGAAGTCGAATCCCGGGACGAGCAACGGGTTTTCGTCATCGACGTGGCCTCCGACGGCAACGAGTTCGAGGTGCGGGTCAGCGCGGACGGCAACGAGGTCGTCGGGCAGCGCCAAGACGATGATCCCGGCGACGGCGTGGCCAAGGTTCAGGAGGCGCAGGTCGATGCGGTCCGGGCCATGCAGACGGCGTTGGAGCGCGAACCGGACGCCGCCGTCAGCGACATCCAGATCGACAACGAGCGCGACGCCATCGTGTGGCAGATCGAGCTGGTGCGTCCCGACGGCTCAGAGGTCGAGATCGACGTCGACGCGCGCAGCGGCGCCATCGTGGGGGGTTGA
- the hpf gene encoding ribosome hibernation-promoting factor, HPF/YfiA family, with the protein MSSQSVNSAQTLVSEKPEARPSGPNAEVVVKGRNVEVPDHFRNYVSEKLARLERFDRTIYMFDVELDHERNRRQRKNCQHVEITARGRGPVVRGEACADSFYAALESATAKLEARLRRQKDRRKIHYGDKTPLSLAEATAVVPEAFLPPAKPVEAVEPAPEPHEPGQVVRVKEHPAKPMTVDDALYEMELVGHDFFLFHDKESDKPSVVYRRHAFDYGLIRLA; encoded by the coding sequence ATGTCAAGCCAATCCGTGAATTCTGCCCAGACCCTGGTCTCCGAAAAGCCGGAGGCGCGGCCGTCTGGACCGAACGCCGAAGTGGTGGTCAAGGGCCGCAACGTCGAGGTGCCCGACCACTTCCGGAATTATGTCTCGGAGAAACTCGCCCGCTTGGAGCGCTTCGACCGCACCATCTACATGTTCGACGTCGAACTCGACCACGAACGCAACCGCCGTCAGCGTAAGAACTGTCAGCATGTCGAGATCACCGCGCGCGGTCGTGGCCCTGTCGTGCGCGGCGAGGCCTGTGCCGACAGCTTCTACGCGGCGCTGGAATCTGCGACCGCAAAACTCGAGGCCCGGCTACGGCGGCAGAAGGACCGCCGCAAAATCCATTACGGCGACAAGACGCCGCTCTCGCTGGCCGAGGCGACCGCGGTCGTGCCGGAGGCGTTCCTGCCGCCGGCCAAGCCCGTCGAGGCTGTCGAGCCCGCGCCGGAGCCGCACGAACCGGGGCAGGTGGTCCGCGTCAAGGAACACCCCGCCAAACCCATGACGGTCGACGATGCGCTCTACGAGATGGAGCTCGTCGGCCACGACTTCTTCCTGTTCCATGACAAGGAGTCCGACAAGCCGTCGGTGGTCTACCGGCGGCACGCCTTCGATTACGGCCTGATCCGACTGGCCTGA
- a CDS encoding carbon-nitrogen hydrolase family protein produces MVLAAAVQLEAVLGDVPANLAACETLADEAGRAGARIIALPEFFTTGIGFDDSLVDAALPPDGAATTLLTTLARRHRALVGGSFLCRDADGHVRNAYLAATPEGVVGRHDKDLPTMWENCFYTGGHDDGVLSTGEYQLGAAVCWELMRSQTATRLRSRVDLVMTGSGWWSIPPWPPRVVFDRWEHRNAATARAVTPAFAKYVGAPVVHAAHAGDLTCAMPWLPLKYRGRFEGSTMIVDAAGNILAERGPDEGQGIVYAEIEIGRVTPLLDVPDRYWLHPRGPLPSVVWHYQRWHGRRWYRREVARAPR; encoded by the coding sequence ATGGTGCTCGCAGCAGCTGTTCAACTCGAAGCGGTCCTCGGCGACGTTCCCGCCAACTTGGCGGCCTGCGAAACGCTGGCCGACGAGGCCGGGCGCGCCGGGGCACGGATCATCGCGTTGCCCGAGTTCTTCACCACCGGCATCGGCTTCGACGACTCGCTTGTCGATGCCGCGCTGCCCCCGGACGGCGCGGCCACCACCCTGCTCACCACGCTCGCCCGACGGCACCGGGCGCTGGTCGGTGGGTCGTTCCTGTGTCGAGACGCCGACGGGCACGTGCGCAACGCCTACCTCGCCGCCACCCCAGAGGGCGTTGTCGGGCGGCACGACAAAGACCTACCCACCATGTGGGAGAACTGCTTCTACACCGGCGGTCACGACGACGGCGTGCTGTCGACCGGCGAGTACCAACTCGGCGCGGCGGTGTGCTGGGAGTTGATGCGCAGCCAGACCGCCACGCGGCTGCGGTCCCGGGTCGATCTGGTGATGACCGGGTCCGGCTGGTGGTCGATCCCGCCGTGGCCACCGCGGGTGGTGTTCGACCGGTGGGAGCACCGGAACGCCGCGACGGCCCGGGCGGTGACCCCAGCCTTCGCGAAGTACGTCGGGGCTCCCGTCGTCCACGCCGCGCACGCCGGGGATCTCACCTGCGCCATGCCGTGGCTGCCCCTGAAGTACCGCGGCCGGTTCGAAGGCTCCACCATGATCGTCGATGCGGCAGGCAACATCCTCGCCGAGCGCGGGCCCGATGAGGGCCAGGGAATCGTGTACGCGGAGATCGAAATCGGCCGCGTCACACCACTACTCGACGTACCGGACCGGTACTGGCTGCACCCGCGCGGACCATTGCCCAGCGTGGTCTGGCACTACCAACGCTGGCACGGCCGGCGGTGGTACCGGCGCGAGGTGGCACGCGCACCCCGCTAA
- the mtrB gene encoding MtrAB system histidine kinase MtrB, which translates to MIIGRSKRRSRGRWGRSGPLLRGLNALSRAVGVAWRRSLQLRVVVLTLGLSLTVILVLGFVLTSQITDRVLDVKVRAATEEIERASTAVAGIVGGEETRSLDSSLQLARNTLTSRAAPTWGTGLAGTFDAVLVVPGDGPRAATAAGPVDEVPEALREFVKAGQVSYQYATVHTEGFSGSALVIGSPTASRVTNLELYLIFPLSGEERTIALVRGTMVTGGLVLLVLLAGIAWLVSRQVVQPVRSASQIAERFAEGHLTERMPVRGEDDMARLAVSFNDMAESLSRQITQLEEFGNLQRRFTSDVSHELRTPLTTVRMAADLIHDQREELDPSLRRSTELMVNELDRFESLLNDLLEISRHDAGVAELSVEAVDLRSTVNSALDNVGHLADDAGIELLVDMPEEDVIAEVDPRRVERILRNLIANAIDHAEHKPVRIRMAADEDTVAVTVRDYGVGLRPGEEKLVFSRFWRSDPARVRRSGGTGLGLAISIEDARLHQGRLEAWGEPGNGSCFRLTLPLVRGHKVTTSPLPMKPVGAESRDRQRPTRDREHAGEGV; encoded by the coding sequence ATGATCATCGGGCGCTCCAAACGGCGCAGCCGGGGTCGCTGGGGACGGTCGGGTCCGCTGCTGCGCGGGCTGAACGCGTTGAGCCGGGCCGTCGGGGTCGCCTGGCGCCGGTCCCTGCAACTGCGCGTGGTGGTGCTGACGCTCGGGCTGTCGCTGACCGTCATCCTGGTGCTCGGCTTCGTGCTCACCAGCCAGATCACCGACCGGGTGCTCGACGTCAAGGTGCGCGCGGCGACCGAGGAGATCGAGCGGGCCAGCACGGCCGTCGCCGGAATTGTCGGTGGCGAGGAGACCCGCTCGCTGGACAGCAGCCTGCAGTTGGCGCGTAACACCCTGACCTCCCGGGCCGCACCCACCTGGGGCACCGGGCTGGCCGGCACCTTCGATGCGGTGTTGGTGGTGCCGGGCGACGGGCCGCGTGCCGCCACCGCGGCCGGGCCCGTCGACGAGGTGCCCGAGGCGCTGCGCGAGTTCGTCAAGGCGGGGCAGGTCAGCTACCAGTACGCCACCGTGCATACCGAGGGGTTCTCGGGATCGGCGCTGGTCATCGGCTCGCCGACAGCCTCGCGGGTGACCAACCTGGAGCTGTACCTGATCTTCCCGCTGTCCGGCGAGGAGCGCACCATCGCGTTGGTGCGCGGCACCATGGTGACCGGCGGCCTGGTGCTGCTGGTGCTGCTGGCGGGCATCGCCTGGCTGGTGTCGCGGCAGGTGGTGCAGCCGGTGCGATCGGCGTCCCAGATCGCCGAGCGGTTCGCCGAGGGACACCTCACCGAGCGGATGCCCGTGCGCGGCGAGGACGACATGGCCCGCCTGGCGGTGTCGTTCAACGACATGGCCGAAAGCCTCAGCCGCCAGATCACCCAGCTGGAGGAGTTCGGAAACCTGCAGCGGCGCTTCACCTCCGACGTCAGCCACGAGTTGCGCACCCCGCTGACGACGGTGCGGATGGCCGCCGACTTGATCCACGACCAGCGCGAGGAGCTCGACCCGTCGCTGCGGCGCTCCACCGAGCTGATGGTCAACGAACTGGACCGCTTCGAATCGCTGCTCAACGACCTGCTGGAGATTTCCCGGCACGACGCAGGGGTCGCCGAGCTGTCGGTGGAGGCGGTCGACCTGCGTTCGACGGTCAACAGCGCGTTGGACAACGTCGGGCACCTCGCCGACGACGCGGGCATCGAGTTGCTGGTGGACATGCCCGAGGAGGACGTCATCGCCGAGGTCGACCCGCGCCGGGTCGAGCGCATTCTGCGCAACCTCATCGCCAACGCGATCGACCACGCCGAACACAAGCCGGTGCGCATCCGGATGGCCGCCGACGAAGACACGGTCGCGGTGACGGTGCGTGATTATGGTGTGGGTTTGCGTCCGGGTGAGGAGAAGTTGGTGTTCAGTCGGTTCTGGCGGTCGGACCCCGCGCGGGTGCGACGCTCCGGCGGCACCGGCCTGGGGCTGGCGATCAGCATCGAGGACGCTCGGTTGCACCAAGGTCGGCTGGAGGCCTGGGGTGAGCCCGGCAACGGCTCCTGCTTCCGGCTGACGTTGCCGTTGGTGCGCGGGCACAAGGTCACCACGAGTCCGCTGCCGATGAAGCCGGTGGGCGCCGAAAGCCGGGACCGGCAGCGGCCGACCCGGGACCGCGAGCACGCCGGAGAAGGCGTGTGA
- a CDS encoding IS1182 family transposase has protein sequence MQGRSEDQRELLDAESVAGHLLKSDSVFAFLAAHRRELFPEEMFADLFPSRRGRPSVPAEVMASVITLQALHGFSDNETVDAVTFDLRWKAACGLPITAGAFHSTTLTYWRRRLAASDRPNRIFEAVKAVVAATGALAGKTRRALDSTILDDAVATQDTVTQLIGAIRRVRREVPGAGEVIAAQCGAHDYDDPGKPSITWDDAAARAALVDALVGDAHRLLGHLPEQELGARAAEAVALLALIAGQDVEPVDDSDGTDGRWRIAQRVAADRVISTVDPEARHAHKTVHRRQDGFKAHIAVEPDTGIITDCALTKASGPDTHDSAVAAQLLAGEDAPVTVLGDSAYGSGEFRAHLAEAKHVDRVKSAPVRSAVAGGFTVDDFAIDHRNKTATCPAALTRPITASGSVTFGAACRGCRLRAQCTTSHGGRSLTLRPYDALQRAARKESRNPDWLNEYRTHRPMVERTIAWLARGNRKVRYRGVTKNDHWLHHRAAAVNLRRLITLGLTHTGAHWAIA, from the coding sequence GTGCAGGGTCGCTCTGAGGATCAGCGTGAGTTGTTGGATGCCGAATCGGTTGCGGGGCATCTTCTGAAGTCCGACAGCGTGTTCGCGTTTCTGGCTGCCCATCGACGCGAGTTGTTTCCCGAGGAGATGTTCGCCGATCTGTTCCCGTCGCGGCGGGGACGTCCCAGTGTGCCGGCCGAGGTGATGGCTTCGGTGATCACGTTGCAGGCCTTACACGGTTTCTCCGATAACGAGACCGTCGATGCGGTGACCTTCGATCTGCGGTGGAAAGCCGCGTGCGGGCTACCGATCACCGCCGGGGCGTTCCATTCGACGACGTTGACCTACTGGCGGCGCCGGTTGGCGGCCTCGGACCGCCCGAACCGCATCTTCGAGGCCGTCAAAGCTGTCGTGGCGGCCACCGGTGCGCTGGCGGGCAAGACACGACGAGCCTTGGATTCGACGATCCTTGACGATGCGGTGGCCACCCAGGACACCGTGACCCAGTTGATCGGGGCGATCCGCCGGGTCCGTCGCGAGGTCCCCGGTGCCGGGGAGGTCATCGCCGCCCAGTGCGGCGCCCATGATTACGACGACCCGGGTAAACCATCGATCACCTGGGATGACGCCGCCGCGCGTGCAGCGTTGGTGGACGCCCTGGTCGGCGATGCCCACCGCCTGTTGGGGCATCTGCCCGAGCAGGAACTCGGCGCCCGCGCTGCCGAGGCGGTGGCGTTGTTGGCGTTGATCGCCGGCCAGGATGTCGAACCCGTCGACGATTCTGATGGCACCGACGGGCGGTGGCGTATCGCGCAACGGGTGGCTGCGGATCGGGTGATCTCTACCGTCGATCCTGAGGCCCGTCACGCCCACAAGACGGTGCATCGTCGCCAGGACGGCTTCAAAGCCCACATCGCGGTGGAGCCGGACACCGGCATCATCACCGACTGCGCTTTGACCAAGGCCAGCGGCCCCGACACCCACGACTCGGCAGTGGCCGCGCAGCTGCTCGCCGGGGAAGATGCGCCAGTGACGGTGCTGGGTGATTCGGCCTACGGCAGCGGCGAATTTCGTGCGCATCTGGCCGAGGCCAAGCATGTCGATCGGGTTAAGTCCGCGCCGGTGCGCTCGGCGGTCGCCGGGGGTTTCACCGTCGATGACTTCGCTATCGATCACCGCAACAAGACGGCAACCTGTCCGGCCGCGCTGACCCGCCCCATCACCGCCTCTGGCAGCGTCACCTTCGGTGCCGCGTGCCGCGGATGCCGATTGCGGGCACAGTGCACCACCAGTCACGGCGGTCGCAGCCTCACCCTGCGGCCCTACGATGCTCTCCAGCGGGCAGCGCGCAAAGAATCGCGAAACCCGGACTGGCTCAACGAATATCGCACTCACCGGCCCATGGTGGAGCGGACCATTGCCTGGCTAGCTCGAGGCAACCGTAAAGTCCGCTACCGCGGCGTCACCAAGAACGATCACTGGCTGCACCACCGCGCCGCCGCGGTGAACCTGCGACGCTTGATCACCCTGGGATTGACCCACACCGGTGCCCACTGGGCCATCGCCTGA
- a CDS encoding VOC family protein: MSIIFGPARQNGLVVANLDEAVQRWVDKLGAGPFFVVRHLPLDYFTYRGRASSPDISVALGNLGDLQIELIEQHNDEPSPYRHFLTETGPGLHHISAWTATYDNDLARLRDRGREPDCEGKIAGLSRFAYFESDATDGSAFEVSDLGTEHQFGAFHDLIREASIGWDGSDPVRSLI, from the coding sequence ATGAGCATCATCTTCGGACCGGCCCGGCAGAACGGCCTGGTGGTGGCGAACCTCGACGAGGCGGTGCAACGCTGGGTCGACAAGCTCGGCGCCGGCCCGTTCTTCGTTGTCCGGCACCTTCCGCTGGACTACTTCACCTATCGGGGGCGTGCGAGCAGCCCCGACATCAGCGTGGCCTTGGGCAACCTGGGCGACCTGCAGATCGAGCTGATCGAACAACACAACGACGAGCCCTCCCCCTACCGGCACTTCCTGACGGAGACCGGCCCCGGCCTGCACCACATCTCGGCGTGGACGGCGACCTACGACAACGACCTCGCCCGCCTACGCGACCGCGGACGCGAGCCGGACTGCGAGGGCAAGATCGCCGGCCTGTCCCGCTTCGCCTACTTCGAGTCGGATGCGACCGACGGCTCGGCGTTCGAGGTCTCCGATCTGGGCACGGAACATCAGTTCGGCGCCTTCCACGACCTGATCCGCGAGGCCTCGATCGGCTGGGACGGGTCCGACCCGGTTCGGTCGCTGATCTGA
- the lpqB gene encoding MtrAB system accessory lipoprotein LpqB, whose amino-acid sequence MSRPLCLLLALGTVVAVLAVLAGCAGVPNSSAPQAIGTVERPAPQDLPKPTPGMAPDQLLREFLKATADPGNRHLAARQFLTESASRGWDDAGSALLIDRVVFSETRSAGRISVQMQADILGSLSDMGVFETAEGSLPDPGPIELVNTPDGWRIDKLPNGVFLDWRQFQETYKRHPLYFVDPTGKTTVPDPRYVAVYDRDQLATELVSKLISGPRPEIANSVRNMLAAPLRLRGPVTRADGGKTGIGRGYGGARIELENLPSSDPQSRALLAAQIIWTLARADVRGPYVINVDGLPLDDRFADGWQTSDVAATDPGAAVGASAGLHALVGGSLMFLDGQRATRVDGALGELPDQRSAALARDGNGVASVVAVRVDTPEVASTLWIDSNGQDAVEALKGRTITRPTWALDGAVWVVVDGNNVVRVTQEAATGAPARVPVDSIAVATKFPGDVTELQLSRDGTRAALVVEGQVILSAVEETPGGQFALTYPRRLGFGLGSSVVSLSWRTGDDIVVSRNDPAHPVSYVNLDGVNSDGPSRGLTMPVGTVVANPSTVYVADQVGVMQLSGSGADNEQAWSGVRAFMAPGAVPVLPG is encoded by the coding sequence GTGAGCCGCCCGCTGTGCCTGCTGCTCGCGTTGGGTACCGTCGTCGCGGTGCTCGCGGTGCTCGCGGGGTGTGCCGGGGTGCCCAATTCCTCGGCGCCGCAGGCGATCGGGACCGTCGAGCGGCCCGCCCCCCAGGATCTGCCCAAGCCCACCCCCGGGATGGCGCCCGACCAGCTGCTGCGCGAATTCCTCAAGGCGACAGCCGATCCCGGAAACCGGCATCTGGCGGCCCGGCAGTTCCTCACCGAGTCCGCCTCACGCGGGTGGGACGACGCCGGCAGCGCACTGCTCATCGACCGCGTGGTGTTCTCCGAAACCCGCAGTGCGGGCAGGATTTCGGTGCAGATGCAGGCCGACATCCTGGGATCGCTGTCGGACATGGGCGTGTTCGAGACCGCGGAGGGTTCGCTGCCCGACCCGGGGCCCATCGAGTTGGTGAACACCCCCGATGGATGGCGCATCGACAAGTTGCCCAACGGAGTCTTCCTGGACTGGCGGCAGTTCCAGGAGACCTACAAGCGACACCCGCTGTACTTCGTCGACCCGACCGGCAAGACCACGGTGCCCGATCCGCGCTACGTGGCCGTCTACGACCGGGACCAGCTGGCCACCGAACTGGTGTCCAAACTGATCTCCGGGCCGCGCCCCGAGATCGCCAACTCGGTGCGCAACATGCTGGCCGCGCCGCTGCGACTGCGCGGGCCCGTCACCCGTGCCGACGGCGGCAAGACCGGCATCGGCCGCGGGTACGGCGGCGCGCGGATAGAATTGGAGAACCTGCCGAGTTCGGACCCGCAGAGCCGGGCTCTGCTTGCCGCACAGATCATCTGGACGCTGGCCCGCGCCGACGTCCGGGGTCCCTACGTGATCAACGTGGACGGTCTCCCGCTGGACGACAGGTTCGCCGACGGCTGGCAGACCTCCGATGTCGCGGCGACCGACCCGGGTGCGGCCGTCGGGGCCTCGGCCGGCCTGCACGCGCTGGTGGGTGGGTCGCTGATGTTCCTCGACGGGCAGCGCGCCACCCGCGTCGACGGCGCGTTGGGCGAGCTGCCCGATCAGCGCTCGGCCGCGTTGGCGCGCGATGGCAACGGTGTCGCATCGGTGGTGGCCGTGCGGGTCGACACCCCTGAGGTGGCCTCCACGCTCTGGATCGACAGCAACGGCCAGGACGCCGTGGAGGCCCTCAAGGGCCGCACCATCACCCGGCCCACCTGGGCGCTGGACGGTGCGGTGTGGGTGGTGGTCGACGGCAACAATGTGGTGCGGGTGACCCAGGAGGCCGCCACCGGGGCGCCGGCCCGGGTCCCGGTCGACTCGATCGCGGTGGCCACGAAGTTTCCCGGTGACGTCACCGAACTGCAGCTGTCCCGCGACGGCACCCGCGCCGCCCTGGTGGTCGAGGGGCAGGTGATCCTGTCGGCCGTGGAGGAGACCCCGGGCGGGCAGTTCGCCCTGACCTACCCGCGGCGCCTCGGCTTCGGGCTGGGTTCCTCGGTGGTGTCGCTGTCCTGGCGCACCGGCGACGACATCGTCGTCAGTCGCAACGATCCCGCGCACCCGGTGTCCTATGTGAATCTCGACGGGGTGAACTCCGACGGCCCCAGCCGCGGGCTGACGATGCCGGTCGGGACGGTGGTGGCCAACCCGTCGACGGTCTACGTGGCCGATCAAGTGGGCGTCATGCAGCTGTCGGGCTCCGGCGCCGACAACGAGCAGGCCTGGTCGGGCGTGCGCGCCTTCATGGCCCCCGGCGCGGTGCCGGTGCTGCCGGGCTGA